A genomic stretch from Ooceraea biroi isolate clonal line C1 chromosome 3, Obir_v5.4, whole genome shotgun sequence includes:
- the LOC105276884 gene encoding protein BTG2 yields the protein MRLEIVSAADFLVHLLRLQAGQLSERQLEMFKTSLTEVLRHRYRDHWFPDRPNRGSGYRCIRINGKMDPVIAQAGANVGLLPTVLHSLFPSELTMWIDPSEVSYRIGENGSICVLYERTEPEKPEEIISQQVHQHQHQHQHQHQHQHHHQPQHQQAPILPQQQQQPQQQQQFESCKDSLLLEHTQFSEQIAAFVSS from the coding sequence ATGAGACTGGAAATCGTGTCGGCGGCGGATTTTCTGGTGCACCTGCTGCGCCTGCAGGCGGGTCAGCTGTCGGAGCGGCAACTGGAGATGTTTAAGACATCGTTGACGGAGGTGCTGCGCCACCGTTACCGGGACCACTGGTTCCCGGATCGGCCGAATCGCGGCTCCGGTTACCGTTGCATACGCATCAACGGCAAAATGGATCCGGTGATCGCGCAAGCTGGCGCGAACGTCGGTCTCCTGCCGACGGTGCTGCACAGTCTGTTCCCCAGCGAGCTCACTATGTGGATCGACCCGTCGGAGGTTTCGTACAGGATTGGCGAGAACGGTTCGATCTGCGTGCTGTACGAACGTACCGAGCCTGAGAAACCGGAGGAGATCATTTCGCAGCAAGTGCATCAGCATCAGCATCAGCACCAGCATCAACATCAGCATCAGCATCATCATCAGCCGCAACATCAGCAAGCGCCGATACTgccgcaacagcagcagcagccgcagcaacagcagcaattCGAGAGTTGCAAGGACTCCCTGCTGCTGGAGCACACGCAGTTCAGCGAGCAAATCGCTGCGTTCGTCTCCAGCTGA